A window of Acidobacteriota bacterium genomic DNA:
CAAAGAGCATATGCTCCAGATATGGAATCTGGACAATCTGGTTGTTTCCATCGCGCACAATAGTCAGGTCACGAACTTCGGCAATCGCAATCAGCCGTTCGTCCTTTGGATTGTCTTTGGCCAGCGCCCGGAACAAAAAGACGTCTTCCACCGAAGGCAGCCGTTCGATGTTGAAGTTACTCAACCGCCAGAGGTGCAACCGTTTGCCCATCATTGGGTGCAATCCACGATAGACTTTTTCTTCCTGGTAGCCTTCGGGCGATGGCCGGAAGGTAAAGTGCCAGGTGCCTTCCGCTTCGTGTCCGGTCACCAGGCTGGCGACCGAGACCACAATCCGCCGAATTGGACGCGGGAAGGGGGCTTCGTTCAAATGGCGTTGAATGTCTTGCTGGATTTCATCCGCCGACCGGGTGCGATCTGGGTTCCAGAGGTAAAAATCAATCACCACATCGTGATCTTCCGGAATGGCTTTGACCAGATGGCAAAGCTCCTGACCGGTCTCGGTTAACTGGTCATAGGCCGCCAGGGTGCTGGCGACGTGGATGTTTTTGCCGTCAATCGGGTGATCATAGCGAGCCGTGACGAAAATGTGTTTTTTCCCAAGCAGGTTTTGGAAGTTTTCAAGCTTGCGGATGCGGTAATAGCGCCGGGTCAGGACTTCCAGAATGAGCTGTTGCATGGCCAGCGACATATCGCCAAACCGTTTGGCCAGCAACCCGGCCAGTGGTTGTGGGCAGTCGGCGAGCGCCCGGATGTGGGTTTCGCGGTCTTCGGCACCCGGCATTTCTTCAAGGTAATTCAAATGGGATTCGACTTCAGCATAAATCCGCTGCCGTGCCTGTTCAAACATTGCCTCGTCATACAGTCGGAAGCGAACTTCGCGAGCCAGTTCGCTCAGGCTGGGATAGCTCCCGAGGGTTTCTTCAATTGTCCGATTTAAGAGCCACTGGAATGACTCACTGAGCGCTGGGTGCATGGCCTCGTGGTTGGCCAGTCGTCGCTCAAGCAAACTCATCATCAGGGTCAGGTGCTGATCCATCTTTAAATGAGATTTGTAGAGCCGCAAGAGGGCTGTTTCGAGTTCAGCGGTACGTCGCAGGCTATAGACGCCAAAATGGGCGAGCGTTCGCAGCAGTTTATCCAGGAACGCTTGCGGAAGTTCGGTTCCCTGGGTGTCAAACGTTCGCAGATAGGTCAACAGGTATTCCTGGGACGCGAGGGCTTCGGCAGCTTCGTGATCTTCAGTCAAGGCCAGGCGTTGGAAGAGCGAGCAGAGGTCAACAAAGATCGTCAACATCTCATCTTCGTTTCCAATCAGTTCCGGGTCGGTGACCGGCAGTTGATGACAGAGTTGTCCCCGGTCGGCCATCAATCGTTTGACTTCGGCTGGAGCCACGTCATATCCAAGCAGGAGGCTGCGAAACGCTTCAAAATTGGTATGACACCGGGCCTGCAATGAGTCTGGCGCGGTTGGCGCCAAATTTGAAAACCGCAGCCGTTCGCCGCCAGACCCGGCTGCCGGATGGCTGGACAGTTCAAACTGGATCAGCGGGGCGCCGATATCCACCTGGACATTGGGGAGCACCAGCACTCGGCGAACTTTTCCGGAATAGGGCGCATTGATCGGCATTTCCAGTTTCATGGATTCGACCACGGCCACCACATCGCCAGTTTTGACTTCATCTCCTTCTTTCACGGCGACCGATACCACGACGGCTGGGGTCGGACAGCGCACCACGCCGAAATCTTCACGGGAAATGTGGTGTTCGGTGCCTTCAACTTCAATCGTAAAGTTGGGCTGGGTGATGACCGGGAAGGTATGAAAATTCTGACCGGCGACGACCAGTCGGCGTTCGTGGCGATTGCTCCAGGCCACAGTGACTGGAATCTGCTGTCCATCAACGTCAATGCGATAGTTTTGGTCGCCAAGCCGATACACGGTGAGGGCATAGACTTCGCCCTGATAGCCGAGTTCGACTGTCAGACCCGCTTCACCTCGGACCTGTGGCCGGCCACGCGCGGCGGAAGTGACAAATTGCGCGTGTTCAACTGAAAAATCAGCCAGATAGATTTCAATGGCGGCCTGGATTAACGCTACTTTGCCAAAGAGCGGGTTGAGCGGAGCAATGGTGGCGGCGGGAATCAGGGTTGATTGACCGTCAATCACATCCGGGCGATTGAGCAAGGCCAGGATCCGCGATTTATTGCAACTATGGCCGTGGATGACGCAGGCTGAATTCAAGAGGGAACGCTTCATTCGGGAGAATGACTCCGCGCGGCTCTGACCACTCGTCGTCACCAGACTGATCCATCGCGACGGGAGAAATGGTTGGGCCAGCAGATTGCCCTCGGTGACACCGGGGTCAATGCGCAAACCGGGCCCGGTCACCATTTTGACGGATTCGACCGTTTTGGCGCTGGCCGGAAGATCGGTGTTTTCTGGAATCGCCACCAGTTCAACCCCGATGGCATGGACTGGTGGAAAGCCGGGTGGGTGCGATTCGAGGCGTCCATCTCGACCCAGATGAATCTGGAGTTTGACCAGATCAACGCCGGTTCGCATTTCGGTGACCGTGTGATGAGCCTGAATGCCTGGATGGATCGTGACGTTCTGAACGCTCTGGTTTCTGGTTTTCCAGACAAATTTCACACTTACCGGTCCGGTGGCCTTCGATTGCCTGACCATTTTGACGGCGGCGGTACACAGCATCAATTCCTGGTCACCCGAAACGACTGGTGATGGAGACTCGACCAGGCCGACGGTGTCGCTCAATTTCAGCGTGGTATCAACCACGCCGAGCGCCCACACTGTGCCGTCATCATCGGCGATGGTTTGGACTTCAAGCTGGCGCAGGTCGGAAAGCGATTCTGAAGCGCCCAGGTCCAAGGACAGTCCAGAGGCTTCGGCAAGCCGGGTTGCCGTTTCAGGTGTCAGCAACCGACGCATCACATTACCTTCAACCCCGAGGTAGGCAATTCCAAGTTTCTGACACAGGTCAGCCAGTTCGGGGCGGGCCGACATCCAGCCCCACCCGGTCCATACGGCATCGGCGCGTGACGCCACCAGGGCTTTTTCAAGGGCTTCCAAATCACAATACCGGCTCCCGGTGTGACCGTTTGAGCACCATTCATCTGAACCGAGTAAGAAGCCTTCGTCGGCTTCTTCGACAAAGAAGGCGCGTTGATCGGTTTTGGTAAACAGGGCCAGTGAGCGAATATCGGTCTGGTGCTCTTCATTATATTCCCGGATCGCACGAATGGCCCGAACGGCAGCCGTTCCACGGTCCACAATGGCGACACGCTGAATCAGGGGACGCATATTTCCTCCATCTAAGAGAGAAGCAAGTAGCGAGCTCAAGAGTGAGTAGTGGGTAGCGAGTAGCGAGTAGTCAATCCAGAAAAGTGAATAGCAAGTGGAGCTCAAATCAGTATTGGATCACTTCCCAGGTGAGAAGTAGGAGAACCAGTAACCGAAACAACAAATCTTCTTTTCTGACTACTCGCTACTCGCTACTCACTACTCGCTTTTTGTTCGCTAGCTTGCGGCTTCGCTGGCTTTGGTTTCTTCTTCAGTGTTGACGTGGGCCAGCAGGTGCACAATTTTTTTCAAACCGGTGATGTCAGTCAAAAACATTTGTTTTTCCGGGGTTGAGTCCGGCAGGCAGGCCAGAAAATCGTGACAAATCTGAAGTGTGGCCAGCAGGTTCCCGGTTTTGTAATGGTGGATCAAAAAGGTCAAAGCATCGATTTGAGATTGGGTTAATGATGGTGCGACGTGGTTATTCATGGCTGGATCCTCTCTAGGGTGAATGAAGAATGAAAAATCTCCGTTATGGAAAGATCGCTTGAGCTTGACAGCCTTCCGCCCGGAGGGCGATGGAAAGTAGCTGGTGGTTTGCCGCTTTGGGCACACCACCGGATCTTCAGTCCGGTTTGGTTCGCGCCCGGATGGGCGCTGGAAGATGGGTTTGGTTCAGTATCT
This region includes:
- a CDS encoding biotin/lipoyl-binding protein is translated as MRPLIQRVAIVDRGTAAVRAIRAIREYNEEHQTDIRSLALFTKTDQRAFFVEEADEGFLLGSDEWCSNGHTGSRYCDLEALEKALVASRADAVWTGWGWMSARPELADLCQKLGIAYLGVEGNVMRRLLTPETATRLAEASGLSLDLGASESLSDLRQLEVQTIADDDGTVWALGVVDTTLKLSDTVGLVESPSPVVSGDQELMLCTAAVKMVRQSKATGPVSVKFVWKTRNQSVQNVTIHPGIQAHHTVTEMRTGVDLVKLQIHLGRDGRLESHPPGFPPVHAIGVELVAIPENTDLPASAKTVESVKMVTGPGLRIDPGVTEGNLLAQPFLPSRWISLVTTSGQSRAESFSRMKRSLLNSACVIHGHSCNKSRILALLNRPDVIDGQSTLIPAATIAPLNPLFGKVALIQAAIEIYLADFSVEHAQFVTSAARGRPQVRGEAGLTVELGYQGEVYALTVYRLGDQNYRIDVDGQQIPVTVAWSNRHERRLVVAGQNFHTFPVITQPNFTIEVEGTEHHISREDFGVVRCPTPAVVVSVAVKEGDEVKTGDVVAVVESMKLEMPINAPYSGKVRRVLVLPNVQVDIGAPLIQFELSSHPAAGSGGERLRFSNLAPTAPDSLQARCHTNFEAFRSLLLGYDVAPAEVKRLMADRGQLCHQLPVTDPELIGNEDEMLTIFVDLCSLFQRLALTEDHEAAEALASQEYLLTYLRTFDTQGTELPQAFLDKLLRTLAHFGVYSLRRTAELETALLRLYKSHLKMDQHLTLMMSLLERRLANHEAMHPALSESFQWLLNRTIEETLGSYPSLSELAREVRFRLYDEAMFEQARQRIYAEVESHLNYLEEMPGAEDRETHIRALADCPQPLAGLLAKRFGDMSLAMQQLILEVLTRRYYRIRKLENFQNLLGKKHIFVTARYDHPIDGKNIHVASTLAAYDQLTETGQELCHLVKAIPEDHDVVIDFYLWNPDRTRSADEIQQDIQRHLNEAPFPRPIRRIVVSVASLVTGHEAEGTWHFTFRPSPEGYQEEKVYRGLHPMMGKRLHLWRLSNFNIERLPSVEDVFLFRALAKDNPKDERLIAIAEVRDLTIVRDGNNQIVQIPYLEHMLFEAAAGLRHFLAQRPPRERPQWNRLLLYIWPTLTLNREEINQVSRKLSAATEGLGLERMVIRCTLPDAETGEIKDTVWRISNPGGHEPVVSFHTPAEKPMRPLGDYERKVLQLRRRGLVYPYEIVEMLTSSQGEKIQFPPGEFQEYDLNEQNELVPVNRPYGLNKANLVVGVITNKTAKYPEGMTRVIMLGDPSKSMGSVAEPECRRILACIDLAQKMNVPLEWFPVSAGAKISMESGTENMDWIADVLRALIEFTQAGCEVNIVVNGINVGAQPYWNAEATMLMHTRGILIMTPDGAMVLTGKRALDFSGSVSAEDNFGIGGYDRVMGPNGQAQYWAADIVEASEILLRHYDHTYVVPGERFPRDTPSTDPTDRDIRSFPYSGNKADGFELVGEIFTEEKNAGRKRPFDIRSVMRAVVDQDHQPLERWFGFRDAEIPVVWDAHLGGHPVCMIGMESRPLPRLGFISADGPYQWTAGTLFPQGSKKVARTVNSASGNRPLVVLANLSGFDGSPESMRKTQLEFGAEIGRAVVNFKGPIVFCVVSRYHGGAYVVFSKTLNKNLEVAALEGSFASVIGGAPAAAVVFAGEVEKRTKADNRLTTLEKAIAAAAGPDKGRLRAEYTDLYNVVYSEKLGQVAEEFDHVHSVHRALAVGSLDRIVPSSQLRPYLIDAVERGMKKTLEPG